The DNA segment CGAAAAATCATTGTCTTGACTAAGCCAACGAGTGTCAGCTCGAAATCGATGGGAAAGCAAGATATTTCCATTCAACGGAATTCTTTTATGAACCTCTGCAAAAACCATTTCTTCAGTATAATCACCTTTGTTTTTACCAATACTCCAGCCCTTCATTACACCTGCACGAACCATCCAAACATTCATTATTTGTCCTTTTTCTTGATCCATAAGTCGCCTGAATACTGCATATTTGCCATCTCCCCATCCATAATCCGCATGCAAATAGATATTTAAATCTCGACTATCATTCTCATTGTATTTGGTTATGGGAATAAAAGACGACAAACGCCAAGAGGAGTTAAGTCGATACCAAATATCGGTTTCTGGCCATAACTCTAAAGAGGCATTTTGTCCATTACAAACAGTGATTGTACCTAAACAAAGAAAAATCCAAAGACTCAATTTGTTCTGTAAATTCATTGTTCGTTTCGGCTTAAATTAAGAAAAATACAAGATTTGAATTCGTTTGGTAGTACTCATTTCGAGTTAATTAAATCATTAATGGCTTTCTTTCAATCGATTCATCCCTTCGACTAATGAGTGCCATCCGCAAATAAGTGTAACTCGAAAACCATCCATTTTTAAATCTGTTGGTTGACTATCATTAACAGAAGAGGAGTACGATATATTCATCTGTATGTTATCGTTGATGTGGTATCCTAATGTGCCTCCCACTCCTACATTGTTCAGTTCATTGCCTTCAACTCCGTCAACTGTTGCTTGTCCACCGCTATAGGAAATGGCATCCAATGAACCCCAAAATTTTTCCATAAAATCGTGTGTAAGATGGGCTTCCAATTGATACATTGGTTTGGTTTCCATTTTTTGTCCCATAAAATTATTGTTGTCAGAGAAAAACCAAATAGCTGGAAGAAACTCAAACGTGGTACGTTTACCGGGAACCCAAGCACCAATTTGCCATACCACGGGAGCACCTACACGACCATACCAACGGTTTTGACCAATATTGACAG comes from the Flavobacterium limnophilum genome and includes:
- a CDS encoding DUF2490 domain-containing protein; protein product: MNLQNKLSLWIFLCLGTITVCNGQNASLELWPETDIWYRLNSSWRLSSFIPITKYNENDSRDLNIYLHADYGWGDGKYAVFRRLMDQEKGQIMNVWMVRAGVMKGWSIGKNKGDYTEEMVFAEVHKRIPLNGNILLSHRFRADTRWLSQDNDFSYRFRYRVMLEKEYKFGKSSIVPYVNVEPYWDSRYLKVVKTRVIGGATLSRGSRFAFEGNLTYQYDETYPTENLYALNCILHIFFETKTAIPK